Proteins from a single region of Primulina tabacum isolate GXHZ01 chromosome 5, ASM2559414v2, whole genome shotgun sequence:
- the LOC142545493 gene encoding uncharacterized protein LOC142545493 encodes MAAKYISSLAGTIALVYAVDHIIADQKIFGGTTPKTVSDKEWWLETDKKFQAWPRTAGPPVAMDPITRQNFIIRHRLVAA; translated from the exons CTCCTCTTTAGCGGGAACGATTGCGCTTGTGTATGCTGTTGACCATATAATTGCCGATCAGAAGATTTTTGGAG GTACTACTCCTAAGACGGTTTCAGATAAAGAATGGTGGCTAGAGACTGACAAAAAGTTCCAGGCATGGCCTCGTACTGCTGGTCCCCCAGTAGCCATGGACCCAATCACCCGCCAAAATTTCATCATCAG GCATAGACTCGTTGCAGCATAA
- the LOC142544567 gene encoding protein MIZU-KUSSEI 1-like yields MSTLAQFEQRFLTLQRTGSSKSTTKMKIIPPTHLLDSTSDDDYHRHIRRSSASITTFFKSLCSIISFPSILPSCRWLSLPTHYPSVTPTLGRKVTGTLFGNRRGNVSFAVQTDLTSEPFLLLELGVSTSVLVKKMSSGVVRIALECEKTHALPPQKRRTLLAEPVWTMYCNGRNSGYAVSRVCSQSDWHVLSKVRSVSVGAGVIPLVEDGMKSGGPSEGELLYMRARFERVVGTRDSEAFYMLNPDGNGGPELSIFLLRI; encoded by the coding sequence ATGTCAACCCTTGCACAGTTTGAGCAAAGATTTCTCACTCTCCAAAGAACCGGAAGCAGCAAAAGCACCACCAAAATGAAAATTATTCCACCCACCCACCTCCTAGATTCAACTTCCGATGACGATTACCATCGTCACATCCGCCGTTCCTCCGCCTCCATCACCACCTTCTTCAAATCACTATGCTCCATCATATCGTTTCCGTCCATCCTTCCCTCTTGTCGATGGCTAAGTCTCCCGACCCATTACCCTTCCGTCACCCCCACACTTGGCCGGAAAGTCACCGGGACCCTCTTCGGGAACCGCCGCGGCAACGTCAGCTTCGCCGTTCAGACAGATCTTACGTCCGAACCATTTCTTCTGCTCGAGCTCGGTGTTTCGACTTCGGTCCTCGTCAAGAAAATGTCTTCCGGGGTGGTACGAATCGCGCTGGAGTGCGAGAAAACCCACGCGTTGCCACCGCAGAAGAGGCGTACGCTGCTGGCGGAGCCGGTGTGGACGATGTACTGCAATGGGAGGAACAGCGGGTACGCGGTGTCGAGGGTGTGCAGCCAGTCTGACTGGCACGTGCTTAGCAAAGTGAGGAGTGTGTCCGTCGGGGCTGGGGTGATTCCGTTGGTGGAGGACGGGATGAAGAGCGGCGGACCGTCGGAAGGGGAGCTGCTGTACATGAGGGCTCGCTTTGAGCGAGTGGTGGGGACGCGTGATTCCGAAGCTTTCTATATGCTGAATCCAGATGGAAACGGAGGGCCAGAACTTAGCATATTTTTGCTTAGAATTTAA
- the LOC142545495 gene encoding zeatin O-glucosyltransferase-like encodes MAEEATQVSVVMVPFPAQGHLNQLMQLSCLLFKYGLQVHYIGSSTHNRQARVRVNGLNSRHVSNIHFHDIPIPAFESPSPNPDSSSKFPVQLQPAWDASLSQRQPVFEFLQEIAKKSKRVIVIHDPLIALVVQDVVSIPNAESYVFNCISAFSQVAFVWEGMGKEFPLELSKELPSLEGCVSDDIMNFAALQSEPLKYRAGNIFNTCRLIEQPYLDLLTGKEIIGDRKSWAIGPIIPAMLPSRDNPPKCLEWLDQQEPNSVIYVSFGTTTSLSDEEIKELASGLEQSKQKFIWVLRDADKGDIFTGEVRGAVLPKGFEERVEGVGIVVRHWAPQPEILAHPATGGFMSHCGWNSCIESVTMGVPIAAWPMHSDQPSNGFLISEILKVGIVVREWDQRGEVVKASTIENVVRRLMASEDGEEIRKRAEELGAAMRRATEEGGVSRLELDSFVAHITR; translated from the coding sequence ATGGCGGAAGAAGCAACTCAAGTTTCAGTAGTAATGGTGCCATTTCCAGCTCAAGGACATCTCAATCAGCTCATGCAACTCTCTTGCTTGCTGTTCAAATATGGGCTTCAGGTACACTACATCGGATCTTCCACCCACAATCGCCAGGCCAGAGTTCGTGTCAATGGATTAAATTCTCGCCATGTATCCAACATTCATTTTCATGACATCCCAATTCCAGCTTTTGAATCTCCTTCTCCAAATCCTGATTCTTCCAGCAAATTCCCTGTGCAGCTCCAACCAGCCTGGGACGCCTCGTTGAGCCAACGGCAACCTGTTTTCGAATTCCTGCAGGAAATCGCCAAGAAATCTAAGCGGGTTATAGTTATACACGACCCTCTAATTGCTCTAGTTGTCCAGGATGTTGTCTCCATACCGAATGCAGAATCCTATGTTTTCAACTGTATATCTGCCTTTAGTCAGGTAGCTTTTGTCTGGGAAGGAATGGGGAAAGAGTTTCCACTCGAGCTTTCAAAAGAATTACCTTCTTTAGAAGGATGTGTATCAGATGATATCATGAATTTTGCAGCTCTACAATCTGAGCCGTTGAAATATAGAGCTGGAAATATATTTAACACCTGTAGATTGATAGAACAACCTTATTTGGACCTGTTAACGGGTAAAGAGATTATCGGTGATAGAAAAAGTTGGGCAATTGGACCAATAATCCCAGCCATGTTACCTTCACGAGACAACCCACCGAAATGTTTAGAGTGGCTTGATCAACAGGAGCCAAATTCTGTCATCTACGTATCATTTGGGACCACAACTTCGCTTTCCGATGAAGAGATAAAAGAGTTGGCATCGGGATTAGAACAGAGCAAACAGAAGTTTATCTGGGTTCTAAGGGATGCGGATAAAGGAGACATATTTACTGGAGAAGTGAGGGGAGCTGTACTACCAAAAGGGTTCGAAGAGAGGGTGGAAGGGGTTGGAATCGTGGTGCGGCATTGGGCACCCCAGCCGGAAATTCTCGCTCATCCGGCGACAGGTGGATTCATGAGTCATTGCGGGTGGAATTCGTGCATTGAAAGTGTTACAATGGGTGTGCCAATAGCGGCATGGCCAATGCATTCGGACCAACCAAGTAACGGTTTCCTCATAAGTGAGATATTGAAAGTGGGGATTGTTGTAAGGGAATGGGATCAACGAGGGGAAGTGGTTAAGGCTTCAACtattgagaatgttgtgagaaGATTGATGGCGTCAGAAGATGGGGAGGAGATAAGGAAGAGGGCCGAGGAATTGGGTGCTGCCATGCGACGGGCAACCGAGGAAGGAGGTGTTTCAAGACTCGAGCTCGACTCATTTGTTGCTCATATCACCAGATAG